From one Pagrus major chromosome 21, Pma_NU_1.0 genomic stretch:
- the LOC141016839 gene encoding caspase-3-like, whose protein sequence is MAAKDTMRRNKTAIQATLCADYILILNKVDEKKLITRREYNNLRSINREDVEGHVVRLVDKIMDKGDDTCQKFLDLLQTDEEIKGTYPELKEIQWTNTSLLPKPVQASSAEHSDGPSQKRRREEDDQYQLNSQPTGLCVIINNENFTYMDKRHGTNKDAQSLAKVFSWLDFRVLMCKDQTMDQMDQTLKCFASLSDLSQLQEFSIQEWSGNGFTDLQEAPPSPKHGDAFICCILSHGESGVVKGTDGKSLSIKQITRTFKATNQSALTGKPKVFLIQACQGNQEHKGVLSEDLQADDSQSQYIPEEADILVAISTVEDYKSFRHIKDGSWFIQSVCQQLKEGCSSGDDMTTILNRVNNEVSQKEAVKQQPGKVKQMSEVRYTLRKSLVLTPHRY, encoded by the exons ATGGCGGCCAAAGACACAATGAGAAGGAATAAAACAGCCATTCAGGCGACTTTGTGTGCAGACTACATTCTAATCCTCAACAAGGTGGATGAGAAGAAGCTGATAACCAGACGAGAGTACAACAACCTCAGAAGCATCAACAGAGAAGATGTAGAGGGGCACGTCGTGAGGCTTGTGGATAAGATCATGGATAAAGGAGATGACACCTGCCAAAAGTTCCTGGACCTCCTGCAAACTGATGAGGAAATTAAAGGCACTTACCCTGAGCTGAAGGAGATACAGTGGACCAACACCAGCCTTTTACCTAAACCAGTCCAAGCCTCTTCAGCTGAACACAGTG ATGGTCCATCACAAAAGAGGAGACGTGAGGAG GATGATCAGTACCAGCTGAACAGCCAGCCCACCGGCCTCTGTGTGATCATAAACAACGAAAACTTCACGTATATGGATAAAAGACATGGAACCAACAAAGATGCTC AAAGTCTGGCAAAGGTGTTCAGCTGGCTGGACTTCAGAGTGCTGATGTGTAAAGACCAAACCATGGACCAGATGGATCAGACACTGAAGTGCTTCGCTTCCCTCAGCGACCTCTCTCAGCTGCAGGAGTTCAGTATTCAGGAGTGGTCCGGCAACGGATTCACTGATCTTCAGGAGGCTCCTCCATCACCTAAACATGGCGATGCCTTCATTTGCTGTATTTTGAGTCACGGAGAGAGTGGTGTGGTCAAGGGGACTGATGGGAAGTCCCTCTCCATCAAACAAATAACTAGAACCTTCAAGGCGACCAACCAGTCAGCCCTCACTGGCAAGCCCAAAGTGTTCCTGATCCAGGCCTGCCAGGGAAACCAGGAACACAAGGGAGTGTTGTCAGAAGATCTGCAGGCTGATGATTCTCAATCACAATACATTCCTGAGGAAGCCGATATTCTGGTGGCCATTTCAACTGTTGAAGACTACAAATCGTTCAGACACATAAAAGATGGGAGCTGGTTCATCCAatctgtgtgtcagcagctaAAGGAGGGCTGCTCGAG CGGTGACGACATGACGACCATCCTCAACCGCGTGAACAATGAGGTGAGCCAGAAAGAAGCAGTAAAGCAGCAACCTGGAAAAGTGAAGCAAATGTCTGAAGTTAGATACACCCTGAGGAAGAGCCTTGTGTTGACACCACATCGTTATTGA
- the LOC141016889 gene encoding caspase-3-like, producing MAAKDTMRRNKTAIQATLCADYSLILNKVDEKKLITRREYNNLRSINREDVEGHVVRLVDKIMDKGDDTCQKFLDLLQTDEEINGTYPKLKEIQWTNTSLLPKPVQASSAEHSDGPSQKRRREEDDQYQLNSQPTGLCVIMNNENFTCMDKRHGTDKDAQSLAEVFSWLGFRVLMCKDQTRDQMDRALKCFASLSDLSQLQEFSIQEWSNNRFTHLKEAPPSPKHGDAFICCILSHGESGSVKGTDGKSLPIKHITRTFKATDQSALTGKPKVFLIQACQGKQEHRGVLSEDLQADDSQSQYIPEEADILMAISTVEDYKSFRHIKDGSWFIQSVCQQLKEGCSSGDDMTTILNRVNNEVSQKEAANQPGKVKQMSEVRYTLRKSLVLTPHHY from the exons ATGGCGGCCAAAGACACAATGAGAAGGAATAAAACAGCCATTCAGGCGACTTTGTGTGCAGACTACAGTCTAATCCTCAACAAGGTGGATGAGAAGAAGCTGATAACCAGACGAGAGTACAACAACCTCAGAAGCATCAACAGAGAAGATGTAGAGGGGCACGTCGTGAGGCTTGTGGATAAGATCATGGATAAAGGAGATGACACCTGCCAAAAGTTCCTGGACCTCCTGCAAACTGATGAGGAAATTAATGGCACTTACCCTAAGCTGAAGGAGATACAGTGGACCAACACCAGCCTTTTACCTAAACCAGTCCAAGCCTCTTCAGCTGAACATAGTG ATGGTCCGTCACAAAAGAGGAGACGTGAGGAG GATGATCAGTACCAGCTGAACAGCCAGCCCACCGGCCTCTGTGTGATCATGAACAATGAGAACTTCACGTGTATGGATAAAAGACATGGAACCGACAAAGATGCTC AAAGTCTGGCAGAGGTGTTCAGCTGGCTGGGCTTCAGAGTGCTGATGTGTAAAGACCAAACCAGGGACCAGATGGATCGGGCACTGAAGTGCTTCGCTTCCCTCAGCGACCTCTCTCAGCTGCAGGAGTTCAGTATTCAGGAGTGGTCCAACAACAGATTCACTCATCTTAAGGAGGCTCCTCCATCACCTAAACATGGCGATGCCTTCATTTGCTGTATTTTGAGTCACGGAGAGAGCGGTTCGGTCAAGGGGACTGATGGGAAGTCCCTCCCCATCAAACACATAACTAGAACCTTCAAGGCGACTGACCAATCAGCCCTCACTGGCAAGCCCAAAGTGTTCCTGATCCAGGCCTGCCAGGGAAAGCAGGAACACCGGGGAGTGTTGTCAGAAGATCTGCAGGCTGACGATTCTCAATCACAATACATTCCTGAGGAAGCCGATATTCTGATGGCCATTTCAACTGTTGAAGACTACAAATCGTTCAGACACATAAAAGATGGGAGCTGGTTCATCCAatctgtgtgtcagcagctaAAGGAGGGCTGCTCGAG CGGTGACGACATGACGACCATCCTCAACCGTGTGAACAATGAGGTGAGCCAGAAAGAAGCAGCAAACCAACCTGGAAAAGTGAAGCAGATGTCTGAAGTTAGGTACACCCTGAGGAAGAGCCTTGTGTTGACACCACATCATTACTAA